Part of the Zonotrichia leucophrys gambelii isolate GWCS_2022_RI chromosome 12, RI_Zleu_2.0, whole genome shotgun sequence genome, ggaggaTGCTGCTGTTTGGGTGCCAATGGTGGGTGCCCCATGGGTGCAGCTGGCAGTGGAGCAGGCGCTGCACAGAGAGCCCCTGGACCCACAccgcctggccctgctggctggcTCCCACGGAGCCTTCATCGCCCTCCACCTCCTCGCCCGTGAGCCTGAGCGTTACCAAGCCTGTGCCCTGCGCAGCCCCGTCTCCAACCTGCCCGCACTGCTGGGCACCTCTGACATCCCTGACTGGTGAGTGCCACCCCCATCCTGTGCCATGCCACGCCATGTCCCTGTGATACCTACTGgtgtctctgtgctgcaggcGCTAcacctccctggggctgccctaCTCCTTTGAGCGAGTGCCATGTGCTGAGGACGTGGCCACCATGCTACGGTGCTCGCCCATCGCCCAGGCAGCCCAGGTagggcagggtgaggatggATGGGTGTGGGGTGCCAGGTGCGGGGTGCCAGGCACCCActgagggcagtgctgcaggtgcagaCACCGGTGTTGCTGTGCGTGGGCGCCCGGGACCGGCGCGTCAGCCCCACGCAGGCGCTGGAGCTGTACCGGGTGCTGCGGGCCAGGGGTGTGCCAGCACGGTGAGTGGGGTGCAGGGGGGAGCCgggagggagctctgggctgctggatGGGCATCTTCCCATCCTGCCCCtccccacaggctgctgtggtACCCAGAGGGTGGCCACGCACTGGCTGGTGTGGAGACGGAGGCCGATGTCTTCAAGAACTGTGCCCACTGGTTCCTCCAGcacctggggcagcccaggcGGGATGGGacaggccagcacagcccctaGTGCCCACAGTGGTCCTGGGCTATGCCAGCCCCAGGGTGACTGCTGGGCCTGGGGACCACACCAGGACCCAGAGGCAGATGGAGTCAGTGaagccaggggcagggatgtgGGGGGGTTTGGTGTTAAATAAAAGTGACACCCTGTGCAGTGCCAACCCCTGTGCCAAGGCTGTGCCTTTATTGTGcagtggcagctgtgccaggctgggaatgccACCTCAGCCCATCTTCATCACCTTGTAAATCCAGTCAACATAGAGGGAAACACGGATGAAGAGGGCGGGCAGGTCAGTGCGGGCACACACACGGGAGGGGGTGATCACCccctccagcacccagcagtCAGCGGTGAGGCAAGCCAGTGGTCCGCCATAATCGCCCTGTGGCACGAAGAGAGTGGTGTCACCCTGGTGCCAGCACCTTCCctcacccagggctgggtgtccccagcccagctcacctCGCAGGCGCCCACACCGGCACGCAGCGGGGCAGTGCACAGCTCGCTCTCCTTGAGGCGCCCCCGCAGTGCCCTGTCGCACTCGCCGTGGGCCAGCACTGGCAGCCGTGCCACGTTCAGCACGCTGCTGTCCCCCGTGCCTGCGGGCAGAGAGCGCCGGGCAGCGGGcacgggagggagggagcaccGTGTGTGCAGGGATACAGGGCAATGGCACGggcaggggatgctgtgggcagggaatgCATGGACAGGAGGATGCTATGGCAGTAATGTCATTGCAGGGGGATGTGGAAGGGAGATAATGTGGAAGAGGGATGCCATGGACAGGGTGATAGCAGGGGCAAGAGATGCTGTAGGCAGGGGGATGGAATGGGCAGGAAAACACCGTGGAAGGGAGATGCTGTGAGCAGGGGTATGCGAGGGATGTGGGGGTTGCTGCAGACAGGGGATACTTCAAGCAAGGGATGCTGTAAGCAGGGACATGCCATGGACATGGatgctgtgggcagaggggaTGGAATGGCTTTGGCAGGGGCTGTATTGAACAGAGAATCcccagcaggggctgcctgtgGCAGGTACCTCTGGTTTCCCCCCAGCCGGCGATCTCGCAGAGAGTGCCCACAGGCACAACATAGCGCTCGGGGGGCAGGCAGATCAGGGCCACACGCCTGGTCAGAGCAGCTGGCCTGTGGCAAAAGAGCGGTGGgacagtgccagcctggccagcagtTGAGCGTGGCAGAGGCCAAGGCACAGCCACTCACCTCGCTAGCttcagcatcaccagctgggacTCAGAGGGGCCGCAGACAATCCGCACGATGGGGATGGTCTGTTGGTCAGGATCCCCAGGGCCAGGGTCCTTGAAGAGCGTCCCCAGCTGCACCTCATAGCCCGTCAGGTCGGCATcgctgtgggacagggacatgagGGCACAGGGGGGTCCCACCACCCCAcgccccagcccagccttacCAGGAGAAGAAGCACTGGCGTGTGCTGATCACCCACTGCTCCTTCACCAGGGATCCCCCGCAGAAGTGCACACCctccctgtggggacagggggtgaGCTCTGGGGGACACTGAGTACATGGCAGCGCACGTGGGACACCCCCTCACCGGTTGCGGATGCTGACAGTCCAGGGCGAGTTGCCAGGCTGGCCACCAACGATGCgccccttctgctgcagcctctcctcccgCTGCCCACACTGCTCAAATGTCACTGTGTctgtgggcagggtgggcatCAGCTGGGGCTGTACCACCAGCACCCAACCCAGCGTGCCCACCCAGGACCCGTGGGGCGCCACCTGTATTCTCCATGATGGAGGGCACCGTGCTGCCAGCTGCggagagaaaacagaaggtaGCACTGGCACAGGATCCAGCCACCCTGAGGGGACCAAAACTACCCTGTGTGTGGCCAGGGTCCCCTCTAGCTCTGCAGGGATGTGGGTAGGGGCTCACAACAGGGCTTGATGGCACAATAGTCGAAGGGGGTACGGGGGTCCATGGTGTAGCACCAGGGGCCATGGCTGTCGTCATCGGGGTTGCGGCAGTAGTTCTCCTCCAGGTGTGCCTCAGGGTGGGTGACAGGTGAGATCCTGCCAGGAGGCAGTCACCATCACTGtcaccatccccatcctcatctccaaccccaccccaatcccatctccatccccatccgTGTACTCACCACCCCCCTCACACACTCACTGGGGCACATGGGGTGtctgggcagcccagggctggcaggtgaTTCCCTTGCGGGTCTTGCTGACGTGGCCATGGTAGTGCTTGCCGTGGCCGTGGTAGCACTCTGGagacaggcagggagagctggcacCCCTCACAGGGGCAGAGGGTTGGGCACCCAGGTACAGGTGTCTGGGGTGGCTCACCCTGGGCATCCTGCTCGTCAGGGCAGCGGCGGATGTGGAAGCAGAAGGCGATGCGGACAGTGGGGTGGGAGGTGAAGCACCACGGTGCCTCTGATCCGTCGGGGTTGCGGCAGTAGTTCTCCTGCAGGTCCCTGGAGGAGGGGGCACATGGCTGTCCCCCCTCAATCCCACACTCATGGGTGCTGCCCAGCACCACCCTCCTGGGGTGCACAGCCATCCCCTTACTTGCACGGGTACTTCTCGGGCACGAAGTGGTGCTTATGGGGCACCTGGGAGTCCCAGCGCTGGCAGGGGATCCCCGACACGGTGACATTCACTCGGCCACGGTAGCCTTCACCCTTGCCCCTGAAGCAGCCAGTGGTGACGTTGACAGGCCGTGGGCGTTTTTCTGCTTGTGTGGCCAGAGAGAGGGGCACAGTAGCAGGGTCAGGGGTGGCACCAGGACCCTCAGGCCCAGCAGTGCTCGATGCTGGTGGGGACTTACTGCAGACGCGGATGCGGCAGTACTCGCGCTCCCGCTCGGGGTCGGTGGTGTAGCACCAGGGCCGCTCGGAGCTGTCAGGGTTGCGGCAGTAGTTGTCATCTAGCCCCTTGTCAGGGTACCTGGGCCAgagacagggagcagcagtTGGGGTGGCACCGTCACCCCAGCACATGGCACTCAAGGAGGGCAATGCACAGCTGGGGACTGGGGGCCAGTACTTGTTGGGGTGGTAGGGGTGTTtgtgtgggtgctgcaggtccCAGCGCTGGCACTCCGTCCCTGATTCGGTGTGGTCCACGGTGCCACGGTAATCCTCCCCATTGCAGGTCATGCAGACAGCTGCCAACAACTGCAGGGCTCAGTGTGGGGGAAACAGAGCACAGGGTGATCCTGGGATGTGGAACTCACCATCCTCACACTTCTTTATGCCACAGCTCTGGTGTCGGACATTGGGATCAACGGTGTAACACCACGGGCCCCGCTTGTCCCGGTCAGGGTTTCGGCAGTAATTCTCCTCCAGCCCATTGCGAGGGGATGGCAGAaacctgctggcagcagagtggGTAGGAGGGCTGACAGGAATCCTTTGCCCTGGAGCGGGCACAGCAAGGATGATGCTCTACTCCTGTCAGTGCCATTGCCCCCAAGCTGTCCCCATTGCTCCTGTGCTATCCCACACTGCTCCCACCCCATTCCCCATTGCCCCATGCTGCCCAGGGTAAGTGCcacaggacagccagggacacgGGGGCACCTGTGATCATGTGGTGTTGTGGCCTGCCAATGCTGGCAGCGCAGCCCCTTCTCCGTCGTGGCCCGTGTGCCGCGGTAGCCGGAGCCATCGCCCACGATGCAGTCCCGCAGGTAgtctgggcagagccaggcaccTCTTCAGAGCCCCAGGCACATGGGCAATGAGGAGTCCTGTGCCCAgtctgtggtgtccccatgcccaccCATGGCACCAGCCCACCTTTCTTCTGGTACAGGTCATAGCGGATATTCTTCTGCAGCTGGATGCGGGGTGAGTGCTGggtccagggcagcagctggcacaacTTGCTCTGCTGGTCATGGTGGAAGGCCCtgggaggcacagcaggagTCTGGCGTGGCACCGTGTggagccagggccagcaggaccTGGGTCACACACGTGAGCACCCAGTGTCCAAGTGCAGTGACCCGGTGCTGTGGCCCGTGCACTCCCACCTGCCCCGGGGTGGCACCGTGTCCTGCTCACCGGCAAGCCAGGCTGGTGGCACAGCGTTGGGCACACTGCTCcgcagtgccctgctctggcagcagtggCGGTGAGTCCACAGGCGCTGCCAGCAGCTCGGTGGCTCGCAGGCGCTGGAAGTCATTGAGGGGTGAGCGGTGGCCTGGGGAGTGTGGCAGGAGCTCAGCGTGCCCATGGGGGCACAGCATGAGCACCGGGGCCCTGTGGAGTGTTGGATCCCCGCCCCATGGAGCAGGATATCCCTGTCCCACAGAACATGGGATCCGAGTCCCATGGAGGAGGGGAACTGTCCTACGGACCATGGGATCCATGTATTATGGAGCAGGGGATCCCTGTCCTATATCCTGACCCAtgtgccctggagcaggagggtcCCTGCCCTACATCACCTGCTGCTTCCGGCACCGCCGTCCGCCGTGGGACAGGGCATGGCCTGCAggctcccggcccggccgccggcCCTGCCTTGGGCCCCGCACTGCCCCTCGCCCTCCAGCCCCACGGCGACCCAGCCTGGGGTCCTACCTGAGCCCAGAGCCGCGGCCAGGGCGAGCAGGACCCCCAGCACGGGCTGCATGGCGGCTGCCCCGCGTTCCCGGGCCGCTGGAGCTCCGGGACGGCCCCGAGCAAATATTTGCGGTCAGGCTCGGGGCCAGGCGGGCCCGGGGTCACCCCGCGGCGGGCACGCgtggggaggggcggggccaagGGCGGGGTggaggggcggggcctgagCAGCGAGGCGGGGCCAGGCGGGCCCGGGGTCACCCCGGGGCGGGCACGTGCGGACCAGGGCGGGGCCTGAGCGGCGGGGCGGGTTCTGGCGGGGCCGGGGTCACCCCGCGGCGGACCCGCCAGGGGCGTGGGTGGGGCCTGAGcgcagggggcggggccggagcAGCGGGGATGGGTCCTGCGCCAGTGAGGCGGGGCCTGGGGACGGGGTGGAGCCCTGAAGGCGGGGCAGGGGCGGGGCTGTGCGACGGGCCCCACGGGAGCGGGCGGGGCTCTGGGGCGGGGCTCTGGGGTGGGGCGTGGCAGCGCCGGGCAGCTTGGCGGggcggggcagggaggggcgtGGCCGGCTCTGTAGCCGGGCGCCGATTCGCCGCGGCGCGCTCGTGCCGCCGGTTGCCAGgcgccgcgcgcgcgcgccggccccgcccccgggtACGTGCCCGCGCGGGGTCGCGCTcgcgccgcgccgcccgctCGGTGCGTCGGGGCCGCGGAgccggcgggagcggggccgggcccggcgtGCACGGTGAGAGCGGGGACGGAGGAACGGCGACCGGCCGgagcggggctgcggcggcACCTGCCGGGCCGCCCTGCCCTtggcggcggggagcggggctggcggcggcggcgcgg contains:
- the MST1 gene encoding hepatocyte growth factor-like protein isoform X3; the encoded protein is MQPVLGVLLALAAALGSGHRSPLNDFQRLRATELLAAPVDSPPLLPEQGTAEQCAQRCATSLACRAFHHDQQSKLCQLLPWTQHSPRIQLQKNIRYDLYQKKDYLRDCIVGDGSGYRGTRATTEKGLRCQHWQATTPHDHRFLPSPRNGLEENYCRNPDRDKRGPWCYTVDPNVRHQSCGIKKCEDAVCMTCNGEDYRGTVDHTESGTECQRWDLQHPHKHPYHPNKYPDKGLDDNYCRNPDSSERPWCYTTDPEREREYCRIRVCKKRPRPVNVTTGCFRGKGEGYRGRVNVTVSGIPCQRWDSQVPHKHHFVPEKYPCKDLQENYCRNPDGSEAPWCFTSHPTVRIAFCFHIRRCPDEQDAQECYHGHGKHYHGHVSKTRKGITCQPWAAQTPHVPQISPVTHPEAHLEENYCRNPDDDSHGPWCYTMDPRTPFDYCAIKPCSGSTVPSIMENTDTVTFEQCGQREERLQQKGRIVGGQPGNSPWTVSIRNREGVHFCGGSLVKEQWVISTRQCFFSCDADLTGYEVQLGTLFKDPGPGDPDQQTIPIVRIVCGPSESQLVMLKLARPAALTRRVALICLPPERYVVPVGTLCEIAGWGETRGTGDSSVLNVARLPVLAHGECDRALRGRLKESELCTAPLRAGVGACEGDYGGPLACLTADCWVLEGVITPSRVCARTDLPALFIRVSLYVDWIYKVMKMG
- the MST1 gene encoding hepatocyte growth factor-like protein isoform X2, whose product is MQPVLGVLLALAAALGSGHRSPLNDFQRLRATELLAAPVDSPPLLPEQGTAEQCAQRCATSLACRAFHHDQQSKLCQLLPWTQHSPRIQLQKNIRYDLYQKKDYLRDCIVGDGSGYRGTRATTEKGLRCQHWQATTPHDHRFLPSPRNGLEENYCRNPDRDKRGPWCYTVDPNVRHQSCGIKKCEDAVCMTCNGEDYRGTVDHTESGTECQRWDLQHPHKHPYHPNKYPDKGLDDNYCRNPDSSERPWCYTTDPEREREYCRIRVCTEKRPRPVNVTTGCFRGKGEGYRGRVNVTVSGIPCQRWDSQVPHKHHFVPEKYPCKDLQENYCRNPDGSEAPWCFTSHPTVRIAFCFHIRRCPDEQDAQECYHGHGKHYHGHVSKTRKGITCQPWAAQTPHVPQISPVTHPEAHLEENYCRNPDDDSHGPWCYTMDPRTPFDYCAIKPCSGSTVPSIMENTDTVTFEQCGQREERLQQKGRIVGGQPGNSPWTVSIRNREGVHFCGGSLVKEQWVISTRQCFFSCDADLTGYEVQLGTLFKDPGPGDPDQQTIPIVRIVCGPSESQLVMLKLARPAALTRRVALICLPPERYVVPVGTLCEIAGWGETRGTGDSSVLNVARLPVLAHGECDRALRGRLKESELCTAPLRAGVGACEGDYGGPLACLTADCWVLEGVITPSRVCARTDLPALFIRVSLYVDWIYKVMKMG
- the MST1 gene encoding hepatocyte growth factor-like protein isoform X1, translated to MQPVLGVLLALAAALGSGHRSPLNDFQRLRATELLAAPVDSPPLLPEQGTAEQCAQRCATSLACRAFHHDQQSKLCQLLPWTQHSPRIQLQKNIRYDLYQKKDYLRDCIVGDGSGYRGTRATTEKGLRCQHWQATTPHDHRFLPSPRNGLEENYCRNPDRDKRGPWCYTVDPNVRHQSCGIKKCEDAVCMTCNGEDYRGTVDHTESGTECQRWDLQHPHKHPYHPNKYPDKGLDDNYCRNPDSSERPWCYTTDPEREREYCRIRVCSKSPPASSTAGPEGPGATPDPATVPLSLATQAEKRPRPVNVTTGCFRGKGEGYRGRVNVTVSGIPCQRWDSQVPHKHHFVPEKYPCKDLQENYCRNPDGSEAPWCFTSHPTVRIAFCFHIRRCPDEQDAQECYHGHGKHYHGHVSKTRKGITCQPWAAQTPHVPQISPVTHPEAHLEENYCRNPDDDSHGPWCYTMDPRTPFDYCAIKPCSGSTVPSIMENTDTVTFEQCGQREERLQQKGRIVGGQPGNSPWTVSIRNREGVHFCGGSLVKEQWVISTRQCFFSCDADLTGYEVQLGTLFKDPGPGDPDQQTIPIVRIVCGPSESQLVMLKLARPAALTRRVALICLPPERYVVPVGTLCEIAGWGETRGTGDSSVLNVARLPVLAHGECDRALRGRLKESELCTAPLRAGVGACEGDYGGPLACLTADCWVLEGVITPSRVCARTDLPALFIRVSLYVDWIYKVMKMG